Proteins encoded within one genomic window of Mycolicibacterium monacense:
- a CDS encoding nitroreductase family deazaflavin-dependent oxidoreductase produces the protein MSELPKMFPEWMDRLQIKYFNPVIRPLAGRVPGIALIKHTGRKSGRRFETPVTAYRKDNEVAIVLGHGMTDWARNAIAAGGADIKLFRDEVHIVNPRIVPNGREVTALPSVARRQARNIAVFVADVS, from the coding sequence GTGTCGGAGCTGCCGAAGATGTTCCCGGAGTGGATGGATCGCCTCCAGATCAAGTACTTCAACCCGGTCATCAGGCCGCTGGCGGGTCGCGTACCCGGCATCGCACTCATCAAACACACTGGTAGGAAGTCCGGACGGCGGTTCGAGACCCCGGTGACGGCCTACCGCAAGGACAACGAGGTCGCGATCGTGCTCGGCCACGGGATGACCGACTGGGCGCGCAATGCGATCGCCGCGGGCGGGGCCGACATCAAGCTCTTCCGTGACGAAGTGCACATCGTCAACCCCCGGATCGTGCCCAACGGGCGTGAGGTCACGGCCCTGCCGTCGGTCGCGCGCCGTCAGGCCCGCAACATCGCGGTGTTCGTCGCCGACGTGAGCTGA
- the bsaP gene encoding biotin synthase auxiliary protein BsaP, which translates to MAPKFNVYTGEPAGGVVPTAAQLGLEPPRFCAECGRRMVVQVRPDGWWAKCSRHGVVDSHDLETQR; encoded by the coding sequence ATGGCGCCGAAATTCAACGTCTACACTGGCGAACCCGCCGGCGGCGTCGTCCCGACCGCCGCGCAACTGGGTCTGGAACCACCGCGGTTCTGCGCCGAGTGCGGCCGCCGGATGGTGGTGCAGGTCCGCCCGGACGGGTGGTGGGCGAAGTGTTCCCGGCACGGCGTCGTGGACTCCCATGATCTGGAGACTCAACGGTGA
- a CDS encoding lipase family protein, whose protein sequence is MDLGSVARETGAEWIGQPHHEHVARGARPSVPAKDQFYDPPAGFEHARPGTVLRSRDVELAFLGLVPQQFTATQLLYRTTDFRGDPQATVTTVVAPTERDPKKPCPIVSYQCAIDAIAGRCFPSYALRRGAKALGALAQFEFLLIAAALAEGWAVSVPDHEGPRGIWGVPHEPGYHVLDGIRAAQNFDRLGLSAEAPVGLWGYSGGGLASAWAAETCGGYAPELNIVGAVLGSPVADLGNAFRRLNGSIFSGLPAMVVAALTQSYPGLDRVIHEHATDDGKAMLLRIQKMTTAHAVLRWIGMDMGKLVDRPLEDILQTPEVQHVFDSIKLGTATPTPPVLIVQAVNDRIVSVDDIDALIDTYSDGGAHVTYHRDMFSEHMLLHPMSAPMTLRWLRDRFAGRPLSEHLVRTKWPTLLNPSTYRGMLRLAVISAKVIAGQRVERRPLSQFDR, encoded by the coding sequence ATGGACTTGGGCAGCGTGGCGCGGGAAACCGGAGCCGAGTGGATCGGGCAGCCGCACCACGAGCACGTCGCCCGAGGTGCGCGGCCGTCGGTACCGGCGAAAGACCAGTTCTACGATCCGCCCGCCGGCTTCGAACACGCCCGTCCCGGCACGGTGCTGCGCTCCCGCGATGTGGAGCTGGCGTTTCTGGGTCTGGTCCCCCAGCAGTTCACCGCCACGCAGCTGCTGTACCGCACGACCGATTTCAGGGGTGACCCTCAGGCCACGGTCACGACGGTGGTCGCGCCGACCGAGCGGGATCCGAAGAAGCCGTGCCCGATCGTGTCGTATCAGTGCGCGATCGACGCGATCGCCGGGCGGTGCTTCCCCTCCTACGCCCTGCGGCGCGGCGCCAAGGCGCTCGGTGCGCTGGCGCAGTTCGAGTTCCTGCTGATCGCCGCCGCGCTCGCCGAGGGCTGGGCGGTCTCGGTACCCGATCACGAGGGGCCCCGCGGCATCTGGGGGGTGCCCCACGAACCCGGCTACCACGTGCTGGACGGCATCCGGGCCGCGCAGAACTTCGATCGCCTCGGGCTGTCCGCGGAGGCGCCGGTGGGGCTGTGGGGTTACTCAGGCGGCGGGCTCGCCAGCGCGTGGGCCGCGGAGACCTGCGGTGGCTACGCACCCGAACTCAACATCGTCGGCGCGGTCCTCGGCTCGCCGGTGGCAGATCTCGGGAATGCGTTCCGCCGGCTCAACGGCAGCATCTTCTCGGGCCTGCCCGCGATGGTCGTGGCGGCGCTGACGCAGAGCTATCCCGGACTCGACCGCGTCATCCACGAGCACGCGACCGACGACGGCAAGGCGATGCTGCTGCGCATCCAGAAGATGACCACGGCGCACGCGGTGCTGCGGTGGATCGGCATGGACATGGGCAAGCTCGTCGACCGGCCGCTGGAGGACATCCTGCAGACCCCGGAGGTGCAGCATGTCTTCGACAGCATCAAGCTCGGCACCGCGACGCCGACGCCGCCGGTCCTGATCGTGCAGGCGGTGAACGACCGCATCGTCTCGGTCGACGACATCGACGCGCTGATCGACACCTACAGCGACGGCGGCGCGCACGTCACCTACCACCGCGACATGTTCAGCGAGCACATGCTGCTGCATCCGATGTCCGCGCCGATGACACTGCGCTGGTTGCGGGACCGTTTCGCGGGCCGGCCGCTGAGCGAACACCTCGTCCGCACCAAGTGGCCGACGCTGCTGAACCCGTCGACCTACCGAGGCATGCTGCGGCTCGCGGTGATCAGTGCGAAGGTGATTGCGGGCCAACGGGTAGAGCGCCGTCCACTGTCTCAGTTCGACCGCTGA
- the map gene encoding type I methionyl aminopeptidase has protein sequence MLELKTPREIEAMRTTGAFIAGLLDDLQTRARVGVNLLDLEQRARQLIDERGAVSCYWDYAPSFGRGPFRNVICLSVNDAVLHGLPHDYTLRDGDLLSMDIAVSIDGWVADSARSIIVGTPQAADQRLIEATEQALVAGIDAARPGNRLGDISAAIGSVAADYGYPVNTDFGGHGLGRTMHEDPHVPNRGRPGRGLVLRPGLTLALEPWFARGTDRIVYDPDGWTIRSADGSRTAHSEHTIAVTDGDPLVLTRRAA, from the coding sequence GTGCTGGAACTGAAGACACCCCGCGAGATCGAGGCGATGCGCACCACCGGCGCCTTCATCGCCGGGCTGCTCGACGACCTGCAGACGCGGGCCCGGGTCGGCGTGAACCTGCTCGATCTCGAACAGCGCGCCCGGCAGTTGATCGACGAGCGTGGTGCGGTGTCGTGCTACTGGGACTACGCACCGTCGTTCGGTCGCGGCCCGTTCCGCAACGTCATCTGCCTCTCGGTCAACGATGCGGTCCTGCACGGCCTCCCGCACGACTACACCCTGCGCGACGGCGACCTGCTGAGCATGGACATCGCGGTGTCGATCGACGGGTGGGTGGCCGACTCGGCGCGCAGCATCATCGTCGGGACGCCGCAGGCCGCGGACCAGCGGCTGATCGAGGCCACCGAACAGGCACTGGTCGCAGGCATCGACGCGGCACGGCCCGGTAACCGCCTCGGCGACATCTCCGCGGCGATCGGGTCCGTCGCCGCCGACTACGGGTATCCGGTGAACACCGATTTCGGCGGGCACGGGCTCGGGCGGACCATGCACGAGGATCCTCACGTGCCGAACCGGGGACGGCCCGGGCGCGGTCTGGTGCTGCGTCCCGGTCTGACGCTCGCCCTCGAACCCTGGTTCGCCCGCGGTACCGACCGGATCGTCTACGACCCCGACGGCTGGACCATCCGGTCGGCCGACGGCTCGCGCACCGCCCACAGCGAACACACCATCGCCGTCACCGACGGCGACCCGCTGGTACTGACGCGCCGCGCGGCCTGA
- a CDS encoding helix-turn-helix domain-containing protein, with translation MVRSPLTPQQRAAGKRLGAHLRQARGDRKLVEVAEAASISPETLRKIESGRLATPAFATVAALSVVLEIPLEDLARICLPELGGQLTSATNTAMLRA, from the coding sequence ATGGTCCGATCTCCGCTGACTCCGCAGCAACGCGCCGCCGGTAAGCGTCTGGGGGCCCACCTCCGGCAGGCGCGGGGTGACCGCAAACTCGTCGAGGTCGCCGAGGCCGCGTCGATCTCCCCCGAGACCCTGCGCAAGATCGAGTCCGGGCGCCTGGCGACGCCGGCCTTCGCGACGGTCGCCGCGCTCTCGGTGGTGCTGGAGATCCCGCTGGAGGACCTCGCCCGCATCTGCCTTCCCGAACTGGGCGGTCAGCTCACGTCGGCGACGAACACCGCGATGTTGCGGGCCTGA
- the hisD gene encoding histidinol dehydrogenase, with amino-acid sequence MDSVNVSPVTMARIDLRGRTLSTAQLRSALPRGGVDVDAVVPKVRPIVEAVAERGAEAALEYGEAFDGVRPASVRVPAERLASALAELDPDVRAALQVAIDRARAVHADQRRTDTTTTLAPGATVTERWVPLERVGLYVPGGNAVYPSSVVMNVVPAQTAGVDSLVIASPPQADHGGLPHPTILAAAALLGVDEVWAVGGAQAVALLAYGGTDIDGTGASGAPGDGTGASGAPGDGTGASGAPGDVTELAPVDMITGPGNIYVTAAKRICRSQVGIDAEAGPTEIAVLADHTADPVHVAADLISQAEHDEMAASVLVTTSPDLADAIDRELRRQLETTVHRERVSTALTGEQSAIVLVDDLDAGVRVVNAYAAEHLEIQTVDAAEVAGRIRSAGAIFVGPYAPVSLGDYCAGSNHVLPTAGCARHSSGLSVQTFLRGIHVVDYTEAALKDVSGYVITLAQAENLPAHGEAVRRRFES; translated from the coding sequence ATGGACAGCGTGAATGTATCGCCGGTGACGATGGCCCGCATCGACTTGCGCGGGAGGACTCTGTCCACTGCGCAGTTGCGGTCGGCGCTGCCGCGTGGCGGTGTCGACGTCGACGCCGTCGTGCCGAAGGTCCGCCCGATCGTCGAGGCCGTCGCCGAGCGCGGCGCCGAGGCCGCACTCGAATACGGCGAGGCGTTCGACGGGGTCCGTCCCGCGTCGGTGCGCGTGCCTGCCGAGCGGTTGGCGTCGGCGCTGGCCGAACTCGATCCCGACGTCCGCGCGGCGCTGCAGGTCGCGATCGACCGGGCCCGCGCTGTACACGCCGACCAGCGACGCACCGACACCACGACCACCCTGGCCCCCGGAGCGACCGTCACCGAACGCTGGGTGCCGCTCGAGCGGGTCGGGCTCTACGTACCGGGCGGCAACGCGGTCTACCCCTCGAGTGTGGTGATGAACGTGGTGCCCGCCCAGACCGCGGGCGTCGACTCGCTGGTCATCGCCAGCCCGCCGCAGGCCGACCACGGGGGACTGCCACACCCGACCATCCTGGCGGCCGCCGCGCTCCTCGGCGTCGACGAGGTGTGGGCGGTCGGCGGCGCCCAGGCCGTCGCGCTGCTGGCCTACGGCGGCACCGATATCGATGGCACTGGGGCAAGCGGAGCGCCGGGAGATGGCACTGGGGCAAGCGGAGCGCCGGGAGATGGCACTGGGGCAAGCGGAGCGCCGGGAGATGTCACCGAGCTCGCGCCGGTGGACATGATCACCGGCCCCGGCAACATCTACGTCACCGCCGCCAAGCGGATCTGCCGCTCACAGGTCGGCATCGACGCCGAGGCCGGGCCGACCGAGATCGCGGTGCTGGCCGACCACACCGCCGATCCGGTGCACGTCGCGGCCGACCTGATCAGCCAGGCCGAACACGACGAGATGGCCGCCAGCGTGCTGGTGACCACGAGCCCCGACCTGGCCGACGCCATCGATCGCGAACTGCGGCGCCAGCTCGAGACGACGGTGCACCGCGAACGCGTCAGCACGGCACTGACCGGTGAGCAGTCCGCGATCGTGCTCGTCGACGACCTCGACGCCGGGGTGCGGGTCGTGAACGCCTACGCCGCAGAACATCTCGAGATCCAGACTGTCGACGCCGCCGAGGTGGCCGGCCGGATCCGTTCTGCCGGTGCGATCTTCGTCGGTCCGTACGCGCCGGTCAGCCTCGGGGACTACTGCGCCGGGTCCAACCACGTGCTGCCGACGGCGGGGTGCGCCCGCCACTCCAGCGGTCTGTCGGTGCAGACGTTCCTGCGCGGCATCCACGTCGTCGACTACACCGAGGCGGCGCTCAAGGACGTGTCGGGATACGTGATCACCCTGGCGCAGGCCGAGAACCTGCCCGCCCACGGCGAAGCGGTGCGACGGAGGTTCGAGTCATGA
- the nadA gene encoding quinolinate synthase NadA → MTLLDETASAQFGDDVAPTEEWAAEVRRLARQRGATLLAHNYQLPAIQDVADHVGDSLALSRIAAEAPEDTIVFCGVHFMAETAKILSPDKTVLIPDARAGCSLADSITADQLREWKAEYPGAVVVSYVNTTAAVKAETDICCTSSNAVDVVASIPADREVLFCPDQFLGAHVRRVTGRTNMQIWAGECHVHAGINGDELADQARAHPDAELFVHPECGCATSALYLAGEGAFPADRVKILSTGGMLDAARESRASQVLVATEVGMLHQLRRAAPEIDFQAVNDRASCRYMKMITPAALLRCLTYGTDEVDVDHETARLARRSVQRMIEIGQPGGGE, encoded by the coding sequence GTGACGCTGCTTGACGAGACCGCTTCGGCGCAGTTCGGTGACGACGTCGCGCCCACCGAGGAGTGGGCCGCCGAAGTCCGCCGCCTGGCCCGGCAGCGCGGGGCCACTCTGCTCGCGCACAACTACCAGCTGCCGGCGATCCAGGACGTCGCCGACCACGTGGGCGATTCGCTGGCCCTGTCGCGGATCGCGGCCGAGGCGCCGGAGGACACCATCGTGTTCTGCGGTGTGCACTTCATGGCCGAGACCGCCAAGATCCTCTCGCCGGACAAGACCGTGCTGATCCCCGACGCCAGGGCGGGCTGCTCGCTGGCCGATTCGATCACCGCCGACCAGCTGCGGGAGTGGAAGGCCGAATACCCCGGCGCGGTGGTCGTGTCGTACGTCAACACCACCGCCGCGGTGAAGGCCGAGACCGACATCTGCTGCACCTCGTCCAACGCCGTCGACGTCGTGGCGTCGATCCCCGCCGACCGTGAGGTGCTGTTCTGCCCCGACCAGTTCCTCGGCGCCCATGTCCGCCGCGTCACCGGCCGGACGAACATGCAGATCTGGGCCGGCGAGTGCCACGTACACGCCGGCATCAACGGTGACGAGCTCGCCGACCAGGCCCGCGCGCATCCGGATGCCGAACTGTTCGTCCATCCTGAGTGCGGATGCGCCACCTCGGCGCTCTACCTCGCCGGCGAGGGCGCGTTCCCCGCCGACCGGGTGAAGATTTTGTCGACGGGCGGCATGCTCGACGCGGCCCGCGAGAGCCGGGCCAGCCAGGTGCTGGTGGCCACCGAGGTCGGCATGCTGCACCAACTGCGTCGTGCGGCCCCGGAGATCGACTTCCAGGCGGTCAACGACCGGGCCTCGTGCCGGTACATGAAGATGATCACGCCGGCCGCGCTGTTGCGCTGCCTGACCTACGGCACCGACGAGGTCGACGTCGACCACGAGACCGCCCGGCTGGCCCGGCGCAGCGTGCAGCGGATGATCGAGATCGGGCAGCCCGGCGGCGGGGAATGA
- a CDS encoding L-aspartate oxidase: MTGRRGCGGTTHWQQRADVVVIGTGVAGLVAGLAAHRRGRRVIVLSKAPEQAGSTATGYAQGGIAVVLPGGRCDDADSVDAHVADTLAAGGGLCDPEAVRSIVADGYRGVRDLVDDGARFDEATPGRWALTREGGHSRRRIIHAGGDATGAEVQRALDHAARVLDIRHNHVAVRVLHDDAAATGVLVLSEDGPGIVHAPAVILATGGLGHLYAATTNPQASTGDGIALALWAGVPVSDIEFVQFHPTMLFDGFTNGRRPLITEALRGEGARLVDAHGDPVTAGVHPLGDLAPRDVVAGAIDARLKATGDPCVYLDARHLTGIAHRFPTVTAACRQAGIDPARQPIPVVPGAHYSCGGVVTDVDGRTALPGLYAAGEVARTGMHGANRLASNSLLEGLVVGARAGRGAAEHAAAAGPSRAVAPERLVGETLDRRGLQAAMSRDASVVRDAEGLMRLGDVLAKARARPLRSRADVEDAALTLTARAVSVAALQRAESRGCHHRADHPDTDPVQAVSGAVDLDEHGHLRLKMRADACC, from the coding sequence ATGACCGGCCGTCGCGGTTGCGGCGGCACCACACACTGGCAGCAGCGTGCCGACGTCGTCGTGATCGGCACCGGCGTCGCCGGTCTGGTGGCGGGGCTGGCGGCACATCGCCGAGGCCGCCGGGTCATCGTGCTGAGCAAGGCCCCCGAACAGGCCGGATCGACGGCCACCGGATACGCCCAGGGCGGGATCGCGGTGGTGTTGCCCGGCGGCAGGTGCGATGACGCGGATTCGGTCGACGCCCACGTCGCCGACACCCTCGCCGCCGGTGGCGGGTTGTGCGACCCGGAGGCGGTGCGGTCCATCGTCGCCGACGGGTATCGCGGGGTGCGCGATCTCGTCGACGACGGCGCCCGCTTCGACGAGGCCACCCCCGGCCGCTGGGCGCTGACGCGTGAGGGCGGACATTCCCGGCGCCGGATCATCCACGCCGGCGGCGATGCCACCGGCGCGGAGGTGCAGCGCGCGCTCGACCATGCGGCACGGGTGCTCGACATCCGACACAATCACGTGGCCGTGCGGGTGCTGCACGACGACGCCGCGGCGACCGGCGTACTGGTCCTCAGCGAGGACGGACCCGGCATCGTGCACGCCCCGGCGGTGATCCTCGCGACCGGCGGGCTCGGCCACCTCTATGCGGCCACCACGAACCCGCAGGCCTCCACCGGCGACGGCATCGCGCTGGCGCTGTGGGCCGGCGTACCGGTCAGCGACATCGAGTTCGTCCAGTTCCACCCCACGATGCTGTTCGACGGCTTCACCAACGGCAGGCGTCCGCTGATCACCGAGGCGCTGCGCGGAGAGGGCGCGAGACTCGTCGACGCGCACGGTGACCCGGTGACCGCTGGTGTGCATCCGCTGGGTGACCTCGCACCGCGCGATGTGGTCGCCGGCGCGATCGACGCGCGGCTCAAGGCGACCGGCGACCCGTGCGTCTACCTGGACGCCCGCCACCTGACCGGGATCGCACACCGTTTCCCGACGGTCACCGCCGCCTGCCGGCAGGCCGGGATCGACCCCGCGCGCCAGCCCATCCCCGTCGTCCCCGGGGCTCATTACAGCTGCGGCGGTGTCGTCACCGACGTCGACGGCCGCACGGCGCTACCCGGTCTGTACGCCGCCGGGGAGGTGGCCCGCACCGGGATGCACGGCGCCAACCGGCTGGCGTCCAACAGCCTGCTCGAAGGGCTGGTCGTCGGGGCGCGCGCGGGCCGAGGTGCCGCCGAACACGCCGCGGCGGCGGGCCCGAGCCGCGCTGTGGCGCCCGAGCGACTCGTGGGCGAGACCCTCGACCGCCGGGGGCTACAGGCGGCGATGAGCCGCGACGCGTCGGTGGTGCGCGACGCCGAAGGTCTGATGCGGTTGGGCGACGTGCTCGCCAAGGCGCGTGCCCGTCCGCTGCGCTCCCGCGCCGATGTCGAGGACGCCGCGCTCACCCTGACCGCGCGGGCGGTTTCGGTCGCCGCGCTGCAGCGCGCGGAATCGCGGGGGTGCCACCACCGCGCCGACCATCCGGACACCGACCCGGTGCAGGCGGTCAGCGGGGCGGTCGACCTGGACGAACACGGACACCTACGACTGAAGATGAGGGCGGACGCGTGCTGCTGA
- a CDS encoding NUDIX hydrolase, translated as MLAVVFQVRGVDPGEGHPALHVLLWQRALDPERGRWSLPGGRLGHDEDLTTSVRRQLAEKVDLREVAHLEQLAVFSDPARVPGARTIASTFLGLVPSAATPALPSDTRWHPVSELPDMAFDHRPMVEHAHTRLAAKLSYTNIGFALTPTEFAISTLRDIYGAALGYQVDATNLQRVLERRNVITRTGSTARSGRAGGRPPALYRFTESRYRVTDEFAALRPPG; from the coding sequence GTGCTCGCCGTCGTGTTCCAGGTTCGCGGCGTCGACCCCGGTGAGGGCCACCCGGCCCTGCATGTGCTGCTGTGGCAGCGTGCGCTGGACCCGGAACGGGGTCGGTGGTCACTACCGGGCGGGCGACTCGGCCACGACGAGGACCTCACCACGTCCGTGCGGCGCCAACTGGCCGAGAAGGTGGATCTGCGTGAGGTGGCCCACCTCGAACAACTCGCTGTGTTCTCCGACCCGGCCCGCGTGCCCGGCGCACGGACGATCGCCTCGACGTTCCTGGGTCTGGTGCCGTCGGCCGCGACCCCGGCGCTGCCGTCGGACACCCGCTGGCACCCGGTCTCCGAGCTACCGGACATGGCGTTTGACCACCGCCCGATGGTCGAACACGCCCACACCCGGCTGGCCGCCAAACTGTCGTACACGAACATCGGGTTCGCCCTCACCCCAACGGAATTCGCGATATCGACGCTGCGCGACATCTACGGTGCCGCGCTCGGCTACCAGGTGGACGCCACCAACCTGCAGCGTGTGCTCGAACGCCGCAACGTCATCACCAGGACCGGTTCGACGGCCCGCTCGGGGCGTGCGGGCGGCCGGCCCCCGGCCCTCTATCGGTTCACCGAGTCCCGCTACCGGGTGACCGACGAATTCGCCGCGCTTCGCCCGCCCGGGTGA
- a CDS encoding DUF2567 domain-containing protein: MNDVAAPRISRRKAALTVVAGLVGAGAVTGALWSVLAPPVHGVVALTRAGDRVRAYLGGEADHFFTSASLFVGLLSVVGVVAAVLLWQWRAHRGPVLVAALAAGGAAAATVAAGVGAALMHVRYGTIDVAGAPVTPERRVHYVVEAPAVFFGHTPLQIACSLVFPAAVGALVYAMCAVATSRDDLGGWPPQEYQPVSGRTETVDGALPVGPQSPSH, encoded by the coding sequence GTGAATGATGTTGCGGCACCGCGGATTTCACGACGAAAGGCCGCGCTGACCGTCGTCGCGGGGTTGGTGGGCGCCGGTGCGGTCACCGGTGCGCTGTGGTCGGTGCTCGCGCCGCCGGTGCACGGCGTCGTCGCGCTGACGCGGGCCGGTGACCGAGTCCGCGCGTACCTCGGCGGCGAGGCCGACCACTTCTTCACCTCGGCGTCTCTGTTCGTCGGTCTGCTCTCGGTGGTGGGTGTCGTCGCGGCGGTCCTGCTCTGGCAGTGGCGGGCGCATCGCGGTCCCGTGCTCGTCGCCGCACTGGCCGCCGGTGGCGCGGCGGCCGCCACGGTGGCCGCCGGCGTCGGCGCGGCCCTGATGCACGTGCGGTACGGCACGATCGACGTCGCAGGCGCACCCGTGACGCCCGAGCGCCGGGTGCACTACGTCGTGGAGGCGCCCGCGGTGTTCTTCGGCCACACGCCGCTGCAGATCGCGTGTTCGCTCGTGTTCCCGGCGGCGGTCGGTGCGCTGGTCTACGCGATGTGCGCGGTCGCGACCTCCCGGGACGACCTCGGCGGCTGGCCCCCGCAGGAGTACCAGCCGGTCAGCGGTCGAACTGAGACAGTGGACGGCGCTCTACCCGTTGGCCCGCAATCACCTTCGCACTGA
- the bioB gene encoding biotin synthase BioB, translating into MSDILAVAREQVLERGVGLNQDQTLQVLQLPDDRLDDLLALAHEVRMAWCGPDVEVEGIISLKTGGCPEDCHFCSQSGLFASPVRSAWLDVPSLVEAAKQTAKTGATEFCIVAAVRGPDERLLAQVAAGIEAIRNEVDIQIACSLGMLTAEQVERLSEMGVHRYNHNLETARSFFTNVVTTHTWEERWDTLRMVREAGMEVCCGGILGMGETLEQRAEFAANLAELDPHEVPLNFLNPRPGTPFGDLEVLPAAEALKAVAAFRLALPRTMLRFAGGREITLGDLGAKKGILGGINAVIVGNYLTTLGRPAEADLELLDDLQMPIKALNASL; encoded by the coding sequence GTGAGCGACATTCTGGCGGTGGCGCGCGAACAGGTGCTCGAGCGCGGTGTCGGTCTGAACCAGGACCAGACGCTGCAGGTGCTGCAACTGCCCGACGATCGTCTCGACGATCTGCTCGCCCTCGCGCACGAAGTCCGGATGGCCTGGTGCGGCCCCGATGTCGAGGTCGAGGGCATCATCAGCCTCAAGACCGGCGGCTGCCCCGAGGACTGCCACTTCTGTTCACAGTCCGGGCTTTTCGCCTCGCCCGTGCGCAGCGCGTGGCTCGACGTGCCGAGCCTGGTGGAAGCCGCCAAACAGACCGCCAAGACCGGCGCGACGGAATTCTGCATCGTCGCCGCCGTCCGCGGCCCCGACGAACGCCTGCTGGCCCAGGTGGCCGCCGGTATCGAGGCGATCCGCAACGAGGTCGACATCCAGATCGCGTGTTCGCTCGGCATGCTCACCGCCGAGCAGGTCGAACGCCTCTCGGAGATGGGCGTGCACCGGTACAACCACAACCTCGAGACGGCGCGGTCGTTCTTCACCAACGTGGTGACCACCCACACCTGGGAGGAACGGTGGGACACCCTGCGCATGGTGCGCGAAGCCGGTATGGAGGTGTGCTGTGGCGGCATCCTCGGGATGGGGGAGACGCTCGAGCAGCGCGCCGAGTTCGCGGCCAATCTGGCCGAACTCGATCCGCACGAGGTGCCGCTGAACTTCCTCAACCCGCGGCCGGGCACCCCGTTCGGGGACCTCGAGGTACTTCCTGCCGCCGAGGCGCTCAAGGCTGTGGCCGCCTTCCGGTTGGCGCTGCCCCGCACCATGCTGCGCTTCGCGGGCGGCCGCGAGATCACCCTCGGTGACCTGGGGGCCAAGAAGGGCATCCTGGGCGGCATCAACGCCGTCATCGTCGGCAACTACCTGACCACGCTCGGGCGACCGGCGGAGGCCGATCTCGAACTGCTCGACGACCTGCAGATGCCGATCAAGGCGCTCAACGCCAGCCTGTGA
- the nadC gene encoding carboxylating nicotinate-nucleotide diphosphorylase produces the protein MLLSQLSETEIAEARAVVARGLEEDLRYGPDVTTQATVPADAATTASMRTREPGVAAGVDVALLVLDEVIGPDGYRVVDRVEDGTRLEPGAALLTLDAPTRGLLTAERTMLNLVSHLSGIATSTAIWVDAVAGTNAKIRDTRKTLPGLRALQKYAVRVGGGVNHRMGLGDAALIKDNHVAAAGSVVAALRAVRAAAPGLPCEVEVDSLEQLDEVLAEDIELVLLDNFPVWQTQIAVQRRDSRSPATKLESSGGLSLETAAEYAGTGVDYLAVGALTHSVRVLDIGLDV, from the coding sequence GTGCTGCTGAGTCAGCTTTCGGAGACCGAGATCGCCGAAGCGCGCGCGGTCGTCGCGCGCGGACTCGAGGAGGACCTGCGGTACGGGCCGGACGTCACCACGCAGGCGACCGTGCCGGCCGACGCGGCCACCACCGCGTCGATGCGCACCCGTGAACCGGGGGTGGCCGCGGGGGTCGACGTGGCGCTGCTCGTGCTCGACGAGGTCATCGGTCCCGACGGCTATCGCGTTGTCGACCGCGTCGAGGACGGCACCCGGCTCGAACCGGGCGCGGCGCTGCTCACCCTGGACGCCCCGACCCGCGGCCTGCTCACCGCCGAGCGCACGATGCTGAACCTGGTCTCGCACCTGTCGGGCATCGCGACCTCGACCGCCATTTGGGTGGACGCGGTGGCGGGTACGAACGCCAAGATCCGCGACACCCGCAAGACGCTGCCCGGTCTGCGGGCGCTGCAGAAGTACGCCGTGCGGGTCGGCGGCGGGGTGAACCACCGGATGGGGTTGGGCGACGCGGCGCTGATCAAGGACAACCACGTGGCGGCCGCCGGATCGGTGGTGGCGGCGCTGCGCGCGGTTCGGGCCGCAGCCCCTGGTCTGCCGTGCGAGGTCGAGGTGGATTCACTCGAACAACTCGACGAGGTGCTCGCCGAGGACATCGAGTTGGTGCTGCTCGACAACTTCCCGGTCTGGCAGACCCAGATCGCCGTGCAGCGGCGCGACTCCCGTTCGCCGGCAACGAAACTGGAATCCTCGGGTGGACTGTCACTGGAGACGGCGGCCGAGTACGCGGGTACCGGCGTCGACTACCTCGCCGTCGGGGCGCTCACCCATTCCGTGCGTGTGCTCGACATCGGCCTCGACGTCTGA